One Lampris incognitus isolate fLamInc1 chromosome 18, fLamInc1.hap2, whole genome shotgun sequence genomic region harbors:
- the plekho1a gene encoding pleckstrin homology domain-containing family O member 1-A, which produces MMKKSNLTNRGAPEPGQLAGQQPEKAGWIRKFCGRGIFRELWRSRYVVLRGDHLYISEKEVKDEQMAQEVFDLADYERSEELRKAKSRSKRNHSRFTLLRCRQPGNTAPNLVFLAVSPEEKESWVNALNVAIIKAKNRILDEVTIEEDSVLIHPTRDRAKIPHSRRLPTRGHLMTVVSTSSQGMLTLDLVAEEDSSSPDYDGEQEPWENSFRVELDRKGGFEGSWGVGGRKRSGTDVSKLRETSREPRVKTGSLPRGSERSWGKYQHLEVHKTQKDQQGQVQSRTPQPGKKLSAQGRSRCASMDEVLSARPALIRSELCSALRHCPTEEVQPVGQLQSLIAQRMQRAQELLEEMRLQELQRAKAERGERGSESAYLKGVDSPRLHHLRGSDSPQSSRSSGSPRSRSSDSPRLRGKDSPRLRGRESPRSKAKKNRSKGTDSPRSRGSQSPANRSSDSPHLKESPRLNIANTPRTKSSSPARLKETASPNHKGSSDSSCLQKEVDSPVWKSSECNPCSGGTDSSQIKEAGESESPHVKSSKEWHRQSHKNSPSLSKSFDCPQPKPPDDHLLTPPLLASPTLNPLSLLCEEELEVERRRAEAERLLQEAVSSWKEAQEVLQEVKELQCQTLRRQRRRTYEKMSLTAATPGLPMATAAAVEDTPTSPTSPEEEDESQTP; this is translated from the exons GTCAAAGATGAACAGATGGCCCAGGAGGTGTTTGACCTTGCCGACTACGAACGTTCGGAGGAGTTGAGGAAGGCCAAGAGTCGCAGTAAGAGGAACCACAGCCGCTTCACGCTGCTGCGCTGCCGCCAGCCCGGGAACACG GCTCCTAATCTGGTGTTCCTGGCGGTGAGTCCGGAGGAAAAGGAATCATGGGTAAATGCTCTGAACGTGGCCATCATCAAGGCCAAGAACCGCATCTTGGATGAG GTGACCATAGAGGAAGACAGTGTGCTCATTCATCCCACCAGAGACAGAGCCAAGATTCCTCACAGCAGACGATTGCCAACCAGAGGACATCTGATGACTGTG gtgTCCACCTCCTCTCAAGGCATGCTGACCCTTGACCTTGTGGCCGAAGAGGACAGCTCCTCTCCTGATTATGACGGCGAACAGGAGCCCTGGGAGAACAGCTTCCGGGTGGAGCTGGACAGGAAGGGTGGGTTTGAGGGATCATGGGGGGTCGGAGGTCGAAAGCGGTCAGGCACGGATGTCTCCAAACTGCGGGAGACTTCCAGGGAGCCCCGGGTGAAGACGGGTAGTCTGCCCCGCGGTAGTGAGAGGTCCTGGGGAAAATACCAACACCTGGAGGTCCACAAAACTCAGAAGGATCAGCAGGGACAG GTCCAGTCCCGCACGCCACAGCCCGGGAAGAAGCTCAGTGCTCAGGGCCGCAGCCGCTGCGCATCCATGGATGAAGTCCTCTCTGCCAG ACCGGCGCTGATCCGGTCGGAGCTGTGCTCCGCCCTGCGgcactgtcccacagaggaggTACAGCCGGTGGGCCAGCTCCAGAGCCTGATCGCCCAGCGAATGCAGAGGGCGCAGGAGCTGCTGGAGGAGATGAGGTTGCAG GAGCTGCAGAGAGCCAAAgctgagcgaggagagagaggaagcgagTCAGCCTACCTGAAGGGAGTCGACTCCCCGCGCCTCCATCATCTCAGGGGCTCCGATTCTCCGCAGTCCAG CAGGTCTTCAGGGTCTCCAAGAAGCCGAAGTAGCGATTCTCCTCGTCTCAGAGGGAAAGATTCTCCTCGCCTCCGAGGAAGAGAATCTCCACGATCCAAAGCCAAGAAGAACCGCTCCAAAGGGACTGACTCGCCCCGCTCCAGAGGCTCCCAGTCACCTGCCAACAGATCCAGCGACTCTCCTCATCTGAAAGAGTCACCTCGTCTGAATATCGCCAACACTCCACGAACAAAGAGCTCCAGCCCTGCCCGCCTCAAAGAGACCGCCTCACCGAATCACAAAGGATCCTCTGACTCCTCTTGCTTGCAGAAGGAGGTTGACTCACCTGTTTGGAAATCCAGCGAGTGTAATCCATGTTCTGGAGGAACAGACTCCTCTCAGATCAAAGAAGCTGGTGAATCAGAGTCTCCTCATGTGAAGAGCAGTAAGGAATGGCACCGTCAGAGTCATAAGAACTCCCCCAGCCTGTCCAAGTCCTTCGACTGCCCTCAG CCAAAGCCCCCCGACGACCACCTCCTTACCCCACCCCTGCTGGCCTCCCCCACCCTCAACCCCCTCTCCCTACTGTGtgaggaggagttggaggtggagAGGAGGAGAGCTGAGGCCGAGCGCCTCCTACAGGAGGCAGTGTCCTCCTGGAAAGAGGCACAGGAGGTTCTGCAGGAGGTGAAGGAGCTGCAGTGTCAGACGCTGAGGAGACAGCGCAGGAGGACCTACGAGAAGATGTCACTCACCGCGGCAACACCCGGGTTGCCCATGGCAACTGCGGCAGCAGTCGAGGACACACCCACCTCCCCAACATCACCAGAGGAGGAAGACGAATCACAGACTCCTTGA